AATACCGTGATCTGACTGCCGGTGGAGTCGTCACTCAGCGTTACCGTGATATGGGTGCACGTCATTGTGCTCGTGCCCATTCAATCCAGATCATCAAGGTCAGTGCTATTGCTGCCAGCAAATCTCGCCAAGTGCATGTCAACCAATTCCACAACTCCAAGATAAAGTTTCCATTGGTACAGAGGGTACACCACAAGGGCAACAGGAAGCTCTTCTCGTTCAGGAAGCCCAGGACATACATCTTGTAGGAAGTTACAttggagttttgttttttataagaaatttttgaTGATAGGTATTTGTTCCATATTTTCTACAATGTCAAAATCTCTTTCGaaactttttaaatgtcatgaatatatttcaaaagactTCAGACAGAAATCAGTTTGAAAGGCCATATTTGCTGTATAAAAATTGTACATTTAtgcaattttaaatacaaattcacatatttctaacaaaaattcaacttttaaaaattgtcagaAGTAATATCCTCGCACCCACACcccattttttaataagatataaaattcaaattattgaacattttttgaatgtaCATAACAATTTTTGAGCTATACAATCAGACAAAGAAAAGAccgacaaaaataataaaattcgcacattttgagttttaatcAAACTAAGTACAAAAACTGTGAAACATCACACATGTCCAAGTTTTTCTGATGCTGAAGGTTTTAATTCCTCATCAGAAATGAAGATTGCAAAACCAACGCAGACAAAAAGATCCATGATGAAATCCTTCGTATGTAGGTTATAGTTATTATTATACGAAAATATCATTCAAAACCCCAAAGCCCACCATCAGCTGTATCGTTGGAAATAGTTTTCAGCTTAGAATATAGTGACGGCAAATCTACATAATATTACCATACCCATGCCATCATATCTCGTCCAAAAACTCCAACCATTATCGGattgcaaatatttattttcctcGTAggaccttttttttctttttttggtcctCTCTCTCTCATCACCATTCACCAATGTCATCAATAGAACGTTCTAGTTGAAGCTCTCGCCAGCCCAGTCAAGCCCAGACCAGCCCATTCAGTTGGTTCGATTGTGCCACCACATAAAGGATAAAGGATTTGATGTGCAATTTGGACTCTGgggtatgaaaaaacggatgcgattgcaaataaaaaattaatcaagCAAAGTGCACTGGGCTCTAATCTAAAGCAAATTTAATCTAGTGAAAAGTCATCTGGCCAAATGCAACCAACGACCAACTACGAGTAGGTATTTGGTGTGCCGTTCTGACTCTGAAGAGTCTCTACATTTGAATCCAATGGCACTCGTACATACTCATGGCATATAGGGTCATAGCCTTGTTGTGTGGGCAGACAGACTAAAGTTTGCGAGTGCATGAATCAAACTTCCTATTTTCCCATTTTGATTTCCATTagtttcaataaattgaaacaaattgcTTATATTCTATTATTGACTAAAATTTCCATACTCCATATTTGAAAGAGACTTGCAATGAGAATTGTGTGATTTCTGTCTGAATATTTCACTtagttattattgttattatcgaaaataaaaattcaattcacaaGTTTGAATGATATTGAAGtaatttggttattttattttgatgaatataatatatgaaaaagtagatagaatttttaaaaattgaacttgattaaaacaaattgaagtCCTCTAAAttcacatgatttttttttattttaaaatcaatttttcaatattggtTGCATTATTTATGTACAATAACACTTTGCTCAAAAGGTAAGCTGACCCAAGtcttttttagcattttttttccaggataacgaaatcaaacttaaaaaacatgaaatccGAAATATTTGTTCTCTTatctaatataaaaaatttcctgtcacagtgttagttgccacaCTCCCATGAAagggcttaaccaatttcattacaattttgcacatacattcggtaggtctgagaataggtttttatctatttttttatattcctacgTGTTATAGTTTAATTGCAtaaacatcgtacacggtgcaatgGTCTTACGATAGTATATTCAGACACGCTATGCACAATAAAgaattgattgctattgaggatctttgcattatcattgccaactaaCCACTCATTTATTTCGGTATTCATTCACCAAATCgtaatgcatctgatttaaaaGACTACgatacaatactgtagaaatagcagcgattgttgctcgcaatgtcccactaatgaatgaagaacaaagaaccatttatggccaaatcatgctcgcagtttcaGCAGggcaaggtggattcttttttttggatgtaCCAGGTGGACTTGGCGAAACATTCCTTATTTAGCTAATTCTTGATTAAATCCGATGAAATAATGTTATCGAATTgactgttgcatcttctggcattGCGGCAACTTTACAACAGAACAGCGTTATTCCGCTttcaacgtacgctgatgagatcaacggGTATTTAAAATTAACCCCACTGCGgagtaatgttgaaaaagtcaatgtgcgtgttcaaatgcttcaagatcaatccgctgaaacattctcaaaacaactgtaaGATATAGGTTTCGGAAAAGTTACTAccgatgaaactggatgcataacATTGCCGATCGATTTCTGCTCGATTATTGGTTCACAAGATACTCTCATGGATCAGATATTTCCcctatgaacacagaaaatatacaaatcatgagtggctgGCAGAAAGAGCAACGGCTGAACGGATTTATCTTATCTTAGTCTTGAAATGTTCGTGGAGGTCTAGAGAAGGTTTAAAAGGCAagagaaaatcaaataatttccgGGAAAGCCCTAAAAGCAGACCTTTTCTATTTCCCATACAAACGTTTTCTAGagtcaatttgaactttattgcttttcaataaagttcatATAAAATTGTGATCATTCACTGTTGTCTAAGCAATTTAGGTATGTCCCTAACGTCAAAGAGTCAATTTGCAGTTTATTACCGCTGCATgaagttcaaattcaatcatatttatgaaaatagttttcGCGTGCGCTTTGGAGGATCTAATGTCGCGTTccgaaagtaaacaaaattgaatagcAAACGcgacaaaaaatgtaataaactaTTAGTAGTACTGATTTGCAATTAATTTGGTCCGCTTCGTGAAACTTAATTTTAGCTAACTTCAGTTGTAACTGcatcagattatttttttaagtttgataaatctTTAGTTTTGTCACAATTTAAGTTTCTGAACACAAACATAATATTTGACACTCGATTTGACAACCAACTAATATGTCAAACATTCTGTCGCACTTCAAAACGCGGAGATTTATGGCTTAAAGGTAAACTCcaaagaataaatacaaaaatcagaacacaaaaaaaagaattacgaTTGTTACGATCATGGTTACGATATTCTATGAGTGAATCCTTCTATCTTTGTGAGTGACG
This window of the Eupeodes corollae chromosome 3, idEupCoro1.1, whole genome shotgun sequence genome carries:
- the LOC129950843 gene encoding 60S ribosomal protein L18a-like, which codes for MQRSIFFIKFFAPDNIVAKSRFWYFLRQLKKFQKTTGEIVSLKQVYKTSPTKIKNFGIWLRYDSRSSTHNMYREYRDLTAGGVVTQRYRDMGARHCARAHSIQIIKVSAIAASKSRQVHVNQFHNSKIKFPLVQRVHHKGNRKLFSFRKPRTYIL